From a single Raphanus sativus cultivar WK10039 chromosome 3, ASM80110v3, whole genome shotgun sequence genomic region:
- the LOC108846437 gene encoding putative 4-hydroxy-4-methyl-2-oxoglutarate aldolase 2, with protein MAFVTTAEVCDANQELIRSGELRAMQPIFQIYGRRQIFSGPVVTVKVFEDNGLIRQFLEEKGNGRVLVVDGGGSQRCAILGGNPVVQAQNNGWAGIIVNGCIRDVDEINGCDIGVRALASHPIKASKKGLGEQRVPVNIAGTRICDGDWVYADTDGILVSQTELSV; from the exons ATGGCGTTTGTGACAACTGCGGAAGTCTGTGACGCGAATCAAGAGCTGATCCGGAGTGGTGAGCTCAGAGCTATGCAACCCATTTTCCAGATTTACGGCCGTCGACAGATATTCTCAGGTCCCGTTGTGACTGTCAAAGTGTTTGAAGACAATGGCTTGATCCGTCAGTTCCTCGAGGAGAAAG GTAATGGAAGAGTACTTGTGGTGGATGGTGGAGGGAGCCAAAGATGTGCAATACTCGGAGGCAATCCCGTGGTTCAAGCTCAGAACAACGGATGGGCGGGAATCATTGTGAACGGATGCATCAGAGACGTCGATGAGATCAACGGTTGTGATATTGGAGTGAGAGCTTTGGCCTCTCATCCAATAAAGGCGAGCAAGAAAGGACTTGGAGAGCAACGAGTTCCAGTTAATATCGCAGGGACTCGGATCTGTGATGGAGATTGGGTTTATGCTGATACTGATGGCATTCTTGTCTCTCAGACCGAGTTATCCGTTTAA